One window of Gloeothece citriformis PCC 7424 genomic DNA carries:
- a CDS encoding glycoside hydrolase family 3 protein, with amino-acid sequence MKHWTEFTLKEQIGQMVVVRASGYLFDHQIRYPVWEPVNEILQHWLQTLNLGGVILLGGSAAELALRTQQLQNWATTPLLVAADIEEGVGQRFSGASWFPPLMALGKIGQNNLTAAKSYSYKMGAITAVEALSIGINWILAPIVDININPDNPVINVRSFGDNPQLVTELATAFIGGANNYPVLTTAKHFPGHGDTATDSHLDLPLIPHSPQRLQTIELKPFEGAIAAGVDSVMSGHLLITAWDSQNPATLSKTILTEQLRQNLGFKGLIVTDALIMGGITQYGTSEEIAVKAVEAGTDILLMPKDPVVAIEAIYQAVESGRISQERIAESAQRIWRAKQKLPLENLATTSFLPKLSQPEASNTVKGILQDSMEIGGTLPIQSLQGQAARNLIVVDDLLNSDFLDRQSPGVVIPKQQGYELQLVDQNTLLFANQDKRVTLLQIFIRGTPFRGSAGLSEKASEFYANLLQTGLIQGLIIYGSPYVLEWFRPQLPRELPWVFSYGQMPMAQQLACGVLLGLSDRLHQGSDNFSDKFIDV; translated from the coding sequence GTGAAACATTGGACTGAGTTTACCCTCAAAGAACAGATCGGACAAATGGTAGTGGTTCGCGCTTCCGGCTATTTGTTCGATCACCAAATTCGTTATCCGGTCTGGGAACCGGTTAACGAAATCTTACAGCATTGGTTACAAACTCTCAATTTAGGGGGGGTTATTTTACTCGGTGGCAGTGCGGCAGAATTAGCCCTGAGAACTCAACAATTACAAAATTGGGCAACTACCCCTTTATTGGTGGCGGCAGATATTGAAGAAGGGGTAGGACAACGGTTTAGTGGGGCGAGTTGGTTTCCTCCTCTAATGGCATTGGGAAAAATTGGCCAAAATAATCTTACTGCGGCTAAATCCTATAGTTATAAAATGGGGGCGATTACTGCGGTTGAAGCGTTATCCATCGGTATTAATTGGATACTTGCCCCAATTGTTGATATTAATATTAATCCTGATAATCCAGTTATTAATGTTCGCTCTTTTGGAGATAATCCCCAATTAGTCACTGAACTCGCTACCGCTTTTATTGGCGGAGCAAATAATTATCCGGTTTTAACGACGGCTAAACATTTTCCCGGTCATGGAGATACTGCCACAGATTCTCATCTCGATTTACCGCTTATTCCCCATTCTCCTCAACGACTCCAAACGATTGAATTAAAGCCTTTTGAGGGGGCGATCGCTGCTGGAGTAGATAGCGTGATGAGCGGACATTTATTAATTACGGCTTGGGATAGCCAAAATCCGGCCACTTTATCTAAGACTATCTTAACAGAACAACTCAGACAAAATTTAGGGTTTAAGGGATTAATTGTCACCGATGCGTTGATTATGGGAGGGATAACCCAATATGGGACCTCAGAAGAAATTGCCGTTAAGGCAGTCGAAGCCGGCACAGATATTTTATTAATGCCTAAAGATCCGGTTGTGGCAATTGAAGCGATTTATCAAGCGGTAGAATCGGGTAGAATTTCTCAAGAGCGTATTGCTGAATCTGCACAACGAATTTGGAGAGCAAAACAAAAGCTACCTTTAGAAAATTTGGCAACCACAAGTTTTTTACCTAAACTATCTCAACCAGAAGCGAGTAACACAGTTAAGGGAATTTTACAAGACTCAATGGAGATAGGAGGAACGTTACCGATACAATCTTTACAGGGACAAGCGGCGCGAAATTTAATTGTTGTTGATGATTTACTCAATAGTGACTTTTTAGATCGTCAGTCTCCTGGGGTAGTGATTCCGAAACAGCAGGGATATGAATTACAGTTAGTGGATCAAAATACCTTACTCTTTGCTAATCAAGATAAAAGAGTGACTTTGCTACAGATATTTATTCGCGGAACTCCTTTTCGAGGTAGTGCTGGTTTAAGTGAAAAGGCTTCTGAATTTTACGCCAATTTATTACAAACTGGACTGATTCAAGGATTAATTATTTATGGGAGTCCTTATGTTTTAGAGTGGTTTCGTCCTCAACTTCCTCGTGAGTTACCTTGGGTGTTTTCTTATGGACAAATGCCGATGGCACAACAATTAGCTTGTGGAGTATTGTTAGGTTTATCTGATAGGTTACATCAAGGATCAGATAATTTTTCAGATAAATTTATAGATGTATAA
- a CDS encoding M48 family metallopeptidase, whose protein sequence is MENQASNPEDLSQENPPQKNEQQDNFEYNCQNLTSKITGQAIKKQSRIPSPRQWRNAPRAESRKKLKSLSKIRLWGLSLATVIALFWVFSYTLKLGLIPINSISVKIQDILSDQFPRPHLILSKNIIIFLVIWLIISPWVLDIILRYYYRLQPLLLNDLKTKSPETVKLLTKYAQIHSISQPILKLLPVSYPVVFTYGNHPRNTCIVVSRGLLTQLTDEEIATIYGTQLGFILNKDVIWMTAIVALLQIPYLLYTRFATWTKLQLFPLFPQIMLILSTLFYGVYQFWRLPVLWLSRQRIFDSDYQAVQMTKNPNALCRALLKMTTAITSNIQQQGYTPPLLESFDLLLEIQPQQAITPGSLPPNIPYESVLSWDCINPYRHWLGLFDSHPLLGERLYLLGRYAKFWNIDSELDLSEHWPSLSPKGQLWEKLIKSYQALPILPAAILFSLGLGVIFRVLFWGIAKLSYYLDFNSLIWLDKSFPLLGAWVVWLLIICIVVLFFFISDRSPHIFAWVIFLKVMMNMIRGWHKSKFHWFNDTDLLLTACCLIIFSCCLIIGLNRYFTNSQSTSIETEPNLVDLLSDPKAVPGQGQLIEMKGILLGYPKVNHWLGQELILQTSTGLIKLKFMGLVGNIIPWFVYPKQFLKRSVTVKGWFRRGSVPVIDVESFKSPGGKIIHSGSTHFLLMLIIISACWGAYVITTQ, encoded by the coding sequence ATGGAAAATCAAGCTTCAAACCCAGAGGATTTATCTCAAGAAAATCCACCTCAAAAAAATGAGCAACAAGATAATTTTGAATATAATTGTCAAAATTTAACCTCAAAAATCACTGGTCAAGCAATCAAAAAACAAAGTAGAATACCATCACCGCGTCAATGGCGCAACGCTCCAAGGGCAGAATCCAGAAAAAAACTCAAATCTCTCTCAAAAATAAGATTATGGGGACTAAGTTTAGCGACTGTAATCGCTTTATTTTGGGTCTTTTCTTATACTCTAAAGCTAGGACTGATTCCTATTAATTCTATCTCCGTAAAAATACAGGATATTCTCTCTGATCAGTTTCCGAGACCCCACCTAATTTTAAGTAAAAATATCATAATTTTCTTAGTCATTTGGTTAATCATTTCTCCTTGGGTATTGGATATCATTCTTCGATACTATTATCGTCTTCAACCTTTATTACTTAATGATTTAAAAACTAAATCCCCCGAAACAGTCAAATTATTGACTAAATATGCTCAAATACACTCTATTTCTCAACCCATTTTAAAACTACTCCCCGTTTCTTATCCCGTTGTTTTTACCTATGGAAATCATCCTCGAAATACTTGCATTGTTGTTAGTCGAGGGTTATTAACTCAATTAACTGATGAAGAAATTGCCACCATTTATGGCACTCAATTAGGATTTATTCTTAATAAAGATGTCATTTGGATGACTGCAATAGTCGCCCTGCTTCAAATTCCCTACTTACTCTATACTCGTTTCGCCACTTGGACAAAACTGCAACTATTCCCCCTTTTCCCCCAAATCATGTTAATATTGAGTACCCTATTCTATGGAGTGTATCAGTTTTGGCGTTTACCGGTTTTATGGTTATCTCGTCAAAGAATTTTTGATAGCGATTATCAAGCCGTACAAATGACTAAAAACCCTAACGCCCTCTGTCGTGCTTTATTAAAGATGACGACGGCTATTACGAGCAACATTCAACAACAGGGTTATACTCCTCCACTTCTTGAAAGTTTCGACCTCCTGTTAGAAATTCAACCCCAACAAGCAATTACCCCAGGCAGTTTACCCCCTAATATCCCCTATGAATCTGTTCTCTCTTGGGATTGTATTAACCCTTATCGTCATTGGTTAGGATTATTCGATTCTCATCCCCTTTTAGGAGAACGTTTATATTTACTGGGACGGTATGCCAAATTTTGGAATATAGACTCAGAATTAGATTTATCTGAACATTGGCCGTCTTTATCTCCTAAAGGACAATTGTGGGAAAAATTAATCAAAAGTTATCAAGCGTTACCTATTTTACCCGCAGCGATTTTATTTTCTTTGGGATTGGGGGTGATTTTTCGGGTTTTATTTTGGGGAATAGCCAAACTTAGTTACTATCTCGATTTTAACTCTTTAATTTGGTTAGATAAATCTTTTCCTTTGTTAGGTGCTTGGGTAGTTTGGTTGTTGATTATCTGTATAGTAGTATTATTCTTTTTTATAAGCGATCGCTCTCCGCATATTTTTGCTTGGGTCATTTTTCTTAAAGTCATGATGAATATGATTAGGGGTTGGCATAAATCAAAATTTCATTGGTTTAATGATACAGATCTATTATTGACAGCTTGTTGTTTAATTATATTTAGTTGCTGTTTAATTATTGGGTTAAATCGCTATTTTACTAATTCTCAATCTACCTCAATTGAAACTGAGCCAAATTTAGTTGATTTATTATCCGATCCAAAGGCTGTACCTGGCCAAGGACAATTAATTGAAATGAAAGGGATTTTATTAGGCTATCCAAAAGTCAATCACTGGTTAGGACAGGAATTAATTTTACAAACCTCAACCGGATTAATTAAACTTAAATTTATGGGTTTAGTCGGTAATATTATACCTTGGTTTGTCTATCCTAAGCAATTCCTTAAAAGATCTGTAACAGTTAAAGGGTGGTTTCGTCGGGGTAGCGTTCCTGTCATTGATGTTGAGAGTTTCAAATCCCCTGGAGGCAAAATAATTCATAGCGGTTCAACTCATTTTTTATTAATGTTAATTATTATTTCGGCTTGTTGGGGAGCTTATGTAATCACAACTCAATAA
- a CDS encoding putative quinol monooxygenase codes for MTKNYLRVVARVMALPDKIEDLKLVFFPLVEATRQEKGCLQYELLHNQNDPTEFIFVETWETKECLEAHMKTEHFQIALKQLDGLVATDPDIQLYDQLL; via the coding sequence ATGACTAAAAATTACCTTCGGGTTGTGGCTAGAGTAATGGCCCTTCCCGATAAAATAGAAGACCTTAAACTCGTTTTTTTTCCCCTGGTTGAAGCCACTCGTCAAGAAAAGGGGTGTCTTCAATATGAATTATTACACAATCAAAATGACCCAACTGAGTTTATTTTTGTTGAAACTTGGGAAACTAAAGAGTGTTTAGAGGCTCACATGAAAACTGAGCATTTTCAAATCGCACTTAAACAACTTGATGGGTTAGTGGCGACTGATCCCGATATTCAATTATATGATCAATTGTTATAG
- a CDS encoding DUF751 family protein yields the protein MGDFFDNISRYPRYFITIILGIFFAFFEWIKPLFKNPLTAIAVVGIFIGGFVFLFFTLRAMLGLTTV from the coding sequence ATGGGAGACTTTTTTGATAATATTTCGCGTTACCCTCGCTACTTCATCACCATTATCTTAGGGATTTTCTTTGCTTTCTTTGAATGGATCAAACCTCTATTCAAAAACCCGCTTACTGCGATCGCAGTGGTAGGAATATTTATCGGGGGGTTTGTTTTCCTATTTTTCACCTTGCGGGCAATGCTAGGATTAACTACAGTATGA
- the rbfA gene encoding 30S ribosome-binding factor RbfA, which translates to MATDRRVSRVSSLIKREVSQMLLHGIKDDRVGAGMVSITDVDVSGDLQHAKIFVSIYGTEQAKAETMEGLKSSVGFVRRELGQRIRLRRTPEVVFLEDTSLERGDRTLHLLNQLQDARKEEDEYIEPAQDD; encoded by the coding sequence ATGGCTACTGATCGTAGAGTTTCTCGCGTTTCCTCCCTAATTAAACGCGAAGTTAGTCAAATGTTACTTCACGGCATCAAAGATGACCGGGTAGGGGCTGGAATGGTTAGTATTACGGATGTAGATGTATCGGGAGACTTACAACACGCTAAAATCTTTGTGAGCATTTACGGCACAGAACAAGCTAAAGCAGAAACAATGGAGGGATTAAAATCGTCGGTGGGTTTTGTACGCCGTGAATTAGGGCAACGGATACGCCTACGGAGAACCCCTGAAGTAGTGTTTCTAGAAGATACTTCCCTCGAAAGAGGCGATCGCACTCTACATCTACTCAACCAACTCCAAGATGCTCGTAAAGAAGAAGACGAGTATATCGAACCAGCCCAAGATGATTGA